CGGCGCCGCCCTGATCCAGGCTATCACCATGCCCGATCACCAGTATTCGCGCTACCTGAAGGCCCCGGACTTCATCAACCGCTATATTTTTCCCGGTAGTTGCTGCCCGTCGCTGCAGGCCATCACTGCAGCCGTCGCCCGAGAAACGGACTTGCGCCTGACCCATCTGGAGGACATCACCCCCCATTACGCCCGGACCCTGCGGGAATGGCGAAACGCCTTTTATGCCCATCTGGAACAGGTCAGGGGGATGGGCTTCGATGACCGCTTTGTCCGGATGTGGGAGTTTTATCTCTGCTACTGCGAAGGGGGATTTGCGGAGCGCTTCACCGGCAACCTGCAACTGTTGTTCACCAAGCCGTTGTATCGCGGTGAGCCGTTGCTGCCGCCGTTGGCCGGGAATGCATACCCATGAAACATATCCTTCTGACGCTTTCCCTGCTGCTGACGACCGCTTGCAGCGCCTCTTTGCCGCCGCTCAAGACGATCGACAACGTCGACATCCAGCGTTTCATGGGGGCCTGGTATGTGATTGCCTGCATTCCGACCTTCATCGAGACCGAGGCCTACAACGCTGTCGAGACCTACCGGCTTGATCCGGACGGCAGCATCGACACGGTCTTCACTTTCAACAAGGGGGGCTTCGACGGCCCGCGCAAACGCTACAACCCGCGCGGCTTCATTGTCGATACGGTCAATAATGCGACCTGGGGGATGCGGTTTGTCTGGCCGTTCAAAGCCGAGTATCTGATCACTCACCTCAACGAGGATTACACCCAGACCGTCATTGGTCGCAACAAGCGCGACTATGTCTGGATCATGGCCCGCAGCCCGCAGATTCCCGAGGCGGATTATCTGCGGCTGGTAAAGGAGCTGGAGGGGCAGGGCTACGACATCACCAAACTACGCCGGGTGCCCCATCTCCCGCCGAACAACGGAACCCAGCCATGAATGATCTGACCCGCAAGACGGTCAATGCGCTGCTGTTCCAGGCGGCCTGGTTCGCCGCCGTGCTGGGCGCGGCCCGGGGGTTGTTCTGGCTCGGTCCGCTGAGCATGA
The nucleotide sequence above comes from Desulfuromonas acetexigens. Encoded proteins:
- a CDS encoding lipocalin family protein — protein: MKHILLTLSLLLTTACSASLPPLKTIDNVDIQRFMGAWYVIACIPTFIETEAYNAVETYRLDPDGSIDTVFTFNKGGFDGPRKRYNPRGFIVDTVNNATWGMRFVWPFKAEYLITHLNEDYTQTVIGRNKRDYVWIMARSPQIPEADYLRLVKELEGQGYDITKLRRVPHLPPNNGTQP